The following is a genomic window from Niabella soli DSM 19437.
GAATTTCATCGTCAACATACAAAACATTGTAATATTGAAGAGATTCCTGCATAAATAAGGGTTGGAATTAATAATTCAGTAAGTTTGTAAGAAACAAATCAAATATACTCATTATTTATGAGAAAAGGCACAACTGCTGATAATTCACAAAATAAACAGGCAAATGAATCGCTGGAGCATCCATATCATCCCGTTTTTTTAAAATTGGGAAATCCGAACGATAAAGCGATCTATGAATTTATTAAAAATGAGATAACGGGCGTTGAAATTATTGATACGATTTTGCGGCAGCTTAAGGAACTACTAAAGATCAGAAATGTGAAGACCTGGGCGGAGGAGGATTTCGATCAATTACTAAAAGCGCAGTTGGGCGATACTGCAATTGAAGAATATGGTACATGGGTTTATTATCCGTGGTCAAAGAAGCTGGTTCATTTGCTCAACAAAGATGCATTTATCGAGGTAAGGACTAACCGTAACCTGTACAAAATTACTCCGGAGGAGCGGCTGGTTTTACAATCAAAAATAATCGGGGTTGTTGGCTTATCAGTTGGCCAGTCGGTGGCATTTACGCTGGCGCTTGAAAGGGTATGCGGTGCATTAAGATTGGCCGATTTTGATACGATTGATCTGAGCAACATGAACCGGTTGTCTGTAGGCGTGCAGGATATTGGCGTTAATAAAGCAGTGCTGGCAGCGCGTAAAATAGCAGAACTTGATCCGTATATGGACGTGACGTGTTATACTGCGGGATTGACGGATGAAAATATGGATGATTTTTTTACGAGGGATGGCAAGCTGGATCTTTTAGCAGAAGAGTGCGACAGCCTGCCGGTTAAAATCAAAAGCAGAATAAAGGCCCGGAGTATGGGAATTCCTGTAATAATGGATACGAATGACAAAGGGCTGCTGGATGTAGAACGGTTTGACCTGGAGCCAGACCGGCCAATCCTGCATGGAAGAATGAAGCTGTTTGAAGGAATGAGCGATGCAGCAGTGATTGAAAAACTGGATCGGCTGACACCTGCTGAGCGGTTGAATACAACGGTTGATATTATTGGCGCTGAAAATATTTCCGACAGAATGAAACAGTCGTTAAAAGAGATAGGCGTCAGTATTACCGGCTGGCCGCAATTGGCGTCCGCTGTTGGCCTGGGCGGTGCAATGGTAGCGGATGTAAGCAGAAGGATTTTGTTAGGCCAGTATAATGTTTCCGGTCGTTATAATGTGGATTTTTCTGACCTTGTAAATTAATTGTGGTTTGATAAATACGATAAGAATACGGGCATTTCGGGCGGTAGATGATCCGGAGGCATGTGAAAAATTTATTTACGGGCACCGAAAGATTCTTGAGATCTATTACGGGATAATTAAAATAACTTCAGATAGTAATGACTGGCTGAAGGATCCGTATACGATTGTAATTATAGCGGAAGACCCCGAAACCGGGAAAATATATGGCGGTGCAAAAGTGCAGGTGTTTGACGGAAGCGCACCGTTGCCGATACAAAGCGCTGTAAGCAAATATGATCCATTGATCGATACGGTTGTTTGGAACGATTTTAAAAAAGGAGGAACCTGCGAGATCTGCGGACTGTGGAATTCGAAAGAGATTGCAGGGCTGGGGATCGGAAGCCATATTTTATCCAGGGTGGGCATCGCCATCAGTGATCAGTTGGGCGTAAAAAGCATCTTTGTCCTTTGTGCCCCCGCTACCGTTAGAATGGGAAAAAGAAATGGGTTTGTGGTGGAAACGGAGTTGGGGAAAGACGGGCTCTTCTTTTATCCTAAGGATGATTTTATTGCTACAGTGATGCGGTTGAGGGATGTTCATGATTTTAGCCTGGCCAATCCACAGGAACTGGAAAGTATCTTATTGCTGAGAAACTCAAAAACGGTTCGCCTTGCTGAAAAGGGCCCCAAGGGGGCATTTGAAGTTGACTATGAACTTGAAGTGCATAATTGGGTGCCACCAAAATACGAAGATAAATAAATCAGTATTCTTTGATAAAATGTGTTGTCAAATGCCAAAAAAAATGTTGTTGTTGTTGTGCTGTTTTATTTTTTTTGCTGGCCGCGGATTTTGTGCTGTTGATACCACCTCTTATGTTCTCTCCCCCCGTTTAATACAGGTGCGGGACCTGGCCCTTTCAGAGGATGAAACAAACACACTTACCATCCGGGATATCAACAAAATGCATTTTGAGGCGGAAAAAGATAAATCAATCGGCATTTCAAAGAGCACCTTTTGGGTGCAGTTTTCAATAAAAAATAATTCTGCAAGCGATTCGCTTTATGTTCTGTTGGAAAACCCGACATTGAATACGCTTTTTTTTTATACCACCATTAACGGTGCGGTCACAGATTCCCTGCATTCGGGAAGGGAAGTTGCCTTTAGCCAACGGTTGGAGCGTATGACGAATTTTGTGTACAAAGTGCGCCTGAAACCGGGAAACACTGCCACCATTTTTCTTAAGATCCGCTCCCCGACGCCTATGCATTTACCTGTTTTTATTGGTTCGGGTGAAGCGCTGTATAACCGGGAAGCAACAAATAATATGGTTTTCGGGATCTACCTGGGAATCGTTTTGATTATGGTGCTGTATCATATATTTATAAAATTTACCGTCGCAGACAGCAGCTATACCTATTATATATTTTTCATCTTTTTTGTTGGGGCGGCCCAGGTAGTGTTGCGCGGATATGGACAAATGTACCTGTGGAAAGATAATCCCGCGGTTGGGATGGCCAGCATTAATATAAGCGGAGTTTTATCGGGCATAGCTACCGCGTTATTTGTAAAACATTTTTTACAAACAAGGAACGTAGCCCCTAAAATGGATCGGGTGCTTAACCTGCTGATCCTGGGGTACTGCGTTGCCGCAATTGCCCAGTTCCTGAATTACCCGTATGTTGCCTTCAATCTTATTAATTTTATAGCCGCCATTGGTTCTGTTGTAGCGCTCACTACCGGGGTTATAGCTTACAGGAAAAAGATCCGTTCTTCTGTATTCTTTTTATTCGCCTTTTCAATTTTTCTGCTGTCTGTAATTGTTTATGTAGCCAGATCTGCAGGGATGGTCCCTTATAGCCTGTTTACGAATTATATATTGGAAATAGGTTCGGCCGTTCAGATCACGCTGCTTTCCCTGGCCCTGGCGGATAAAATTAATACCTATCGCCGCAACCAGGAAATTGCGCGCAGGGAGGCATTAAGGGTGTCAAAGGAAAATGAACGTTTGGTCAGAGAGCAGAATGTTATTTTGGAAAAAGAAGTGCAAAACCGCACAGAAGAACTTTCGCAAACGAACGAAGAGCTGAAAGGGGCTATGAAAAAACTCCAGGATGCCCAGAGCAAATTGGTAGAAACCGAGAAGATGGCGTCGCTGGGCCAGTTGACCGCAGGCATCGCTCATGAAATCAATAACCCCATCAATTTTGTTACCTCCAACATCAGACCTCTGGAGGATGATGTGGCTGATCTGGGGAAGATCATTAAAATGTACGAAGCGCTTGATTTATCGAACGAGATCCGCCCTCAGATCGAACAAATTGAAGAATTTAAAAAGGATATTGATTTTGGCTATGTAAACGAGGAAATTACCACTTTGTTATCCGGAATCAGGGAAGGCGCAAGCCGCACTTCAGAGATTGTAAAGGGACTCCGGAGTTTTGCGCGTGTTGATGAAGCAAGCTGGAAACGCGTAAATATCAACGACGGGCTCGATTCTACTATTTTGCTGGTGAAAAATCTGTTTCCCAAAGACTTTGAATTGGTCAAAAAATTGGGTGATATTCCGAAAATCGAATGCGCGCCCGGCAGCATTAACCAGGTGTTTATGAATATTATTACCAACGGCATCCAGGCCATAAAGGAGCAACAGCAAACTACAGCTATGACCGGCCGCCTGGAAATAACCACTTCCGAAGAGCGGGGGTACGTCGTGATATCCATAAAAGATAATGGCCCGGGCATTCCGGAAGCAGTCAAAAAGAAGATCTTTGAACCCTTCTTTACGACAAAAGACGTGGGAGAAGGTACGGGACTCGGACTGTCGATTGTGCAGGGAATTATTGACGAACATAATGGCTTAATTAGGGTAGATACGGAATCAGGACAAGGAACTACCTTTGTCATTAGTTTACCGGTTCGATAAATAAGAAGTGCTATGTCAGGGATTAATGTATTATATGTTGATGACGAGCAGCAAAACCTCAACTCCTTTATGGCCGCTTTTAGAAGGAAGTTTAAGGTTTTCCTGGCTACTTCTGTTGCGGCAGCATTTGAAACGCTTGAAAAAGAACCGATCCATGTATTGGTTTCTGATCAGCGCATGCCCGAAATTACGGGGGTTGAGTTCCTGAAACAGGCAAAGGAAAAATATCCGGATATCCCCCGCATACTATTAACGGGTTATACTGACGTGGAAGTACTGGCAGACGCCGTTAACGAAGGAGACATTTACCGGTATATTACAAAACCCTGGGACGAGCTTGAGGTAGTGAACAGCATTTTGAATGCCTACGACCGGTTTAAAGCTTCAAAAGACCTGCAGGAGAAGATGGAAGAACTGCAGAAGACCAATGATAGTTTGAACCGGTTTGTGTACAGCGTGTCCCACGAACTGCGGGCGCC
Proteins encoded in this region:
- a CDS encoding sensor histidine kinase gives rise to the protein MPKKMLLLLCCFIFFAGRGFCAVDTTSYVLSPRLIQVRDLALSEDETNTLTIRDINKMHFEAEKDKSIGISKSTFWVQFSIKNNSASDSLYVLLENPTLNTLFFYTTINGAVTDSLHSGREVAFSQRLERMTNFVYKVRLKPGNTATIFLKIRSPTPMHLPVFIGSGEALYNREATNNMVFGIYLGIVLIMVLYHIFIKFTVADSSYTYYIFFIFFVGAAQVVLRGYGQMYLWKDNPAVGMASINISGVLSGIATALFVKHFLQTRNVAPKMDRVLNLLILGYCVAAIAQFLNYPYVAFNLINFIAAIGSVVALTTGVIAYRKKIRSSVFFLFAFSIFLLSVIVYVARSAGMVPYSLFTNYILEIGSAVQITLLSLALADKINTYRRNQEIARREALRVSKENERLVREQNVILEKEVQNRTEELSQTNEELKGAMKKLQDAQSKLVETEKMASLGQLTAGIAHEINNPINFVTSNIRPLEDDVADLGKIIKMYEALDLSNEIRPQIEQIEEFKKDIDFGYVNEEITTLLSGIREGASRTSEIVKGLRSFARVDEASWKRVNINDGLDSTILLVKNLFPKDFELVKKLGDIPKIECAPGSINQVFMNIITNGIQAIKEQQQTTAMTGRLEITTSEERGYVVISIKDNGPGIPEAVKKKIFEPFFTTKDVGEGTGLGLSIVQGIIDEHNGLIRVDTESGQGTTFVISLPVR
- a CDS encoding GNAT family N-acetyltransferase, yielding MINTIRIRAFRAVDDPEACEKFIYGHRKILEIYYGIIKITSDSNDWLKDPYTIVIIAEDPETGKIYGGAKVQVFDGSAPLPIQSAVSKYDPLIDTVVWNDFKKGGTCEICGLWNSKEIAGLGIGSHILSRVGIAISDQLGVKSIFVLCAPATVRMGKRNGFVVETELGKDGLFFYPKDDFIATVMRLRDVHDFSLANPQELESILLLRNSKTVRLAEKGPKGAFEVDYELEVHNWVPPKYEDK
- a CDS encoding ThiF family adenylyltransferase, whose translation is MRKGTTADNSQNKQANESLEHPYHPVFLKLGNPNDKAIYEFIKNEITGVEIIDTILRQLKELLKIRNVKTWAEEDFDQLLKAQLGDTAIEEYGTWVYYPWSKKLVHLLNKDAFIEVRTNRNLYKITPEERLVLQSKIIGVVGLSVGQSVAFTLALERVCGALRLADFDTIDLSNMNRLSVGVQDIGVNKAVLAARKIAELDPYMDVTCYTAGLTDENMDDFFTRDGKLDLLAEECDSLPVKIKSRIKARSMGIPVIMDTNDKGLLDVERFDLEPDRPILHGRMKLFEGMSDAAVIEKLDRLTPAERLNTTVDIIGAENISDRMKQSLKEIGVSITGWPQLASAVGLGGAMVADVSRRILLGQYNVSGRYNVDFSDLVN